Proteins found in one Sorghum bicolor cultivar BTx623 chromosome 1, Sorghum_bicolor_NCBIv3, whole genome shotgun sequence genomic segment:
- the LOC8064534 gene encoding acyl carrier protein 3, mitochondrial, with protein sequence MQTVRGVVLQHLRLRAAPAIAARGGSGRPALYGFARGMSAPAGQEDSKGSSSPDPERDIRTRVVNLVKKFDKIDADKVTETADFQKDLSLDSLDRVELVMAFEQEFSIEIPDDKADKLTCCADVAKYIISESQISDKSAGGS encoded by the exons ATGCAGACGGTACGAGGTGTGGTGCTGCAGCACCTCCGGCTCCGCGCGGCGCCTGCCATCGCTGCACGTGGAGGCAGCGGGAGGCCGGCGCTGTACGGGTTCGCTCGGGGGATGAGCGCGCCGGCGGGCCAGGAGGACAGTAAGGGAAGCAGCAGCCCCGACCCCGAGAGGGACATCAGGACGCGCGTCGTTAACCTGGTCAAGAAGTTCGACAAGATCGACGCCGACAAG GTGACTGAGACTGCAGACTTCCAAAAGGACCTGAGCTTGGACAGTTTAGACCGGGTGGAACTTGTTATGGCTTTTGAACAAGAGTTCTCCATTGAGATTCCTGATGACAAGGCTGACAAGCTAACCTGCTGTGCGGATGTTGCAAAATACATCATATCGGAATCTCAAATCAGCGATAAAAGTGCCGGTGGCTCCTGA
- the LOC110429510 gene encoding uncharacterized protein LOC110429510 — MCMRQGSALLLHTSPAMAKVAPPLLAAGSCTAITAQPSSRKGAAGLFASHIVSKRARIIAKLGKIGQKLIRAGGDGELKPPGKKKFITREEEPEQYWQTAGEREGENPMMTPLPYIIIFGMSTPFVILAIAFANGWIKVPVR, encoded by the exons ATGTGCATGAGGCAGGGGAGTGCTTTGCTCCTCCACACCAGCCCAGCCATGGCCAAGGTAGCTCCTCCTCTCCTCGCCGCTGGGAGCTGCACCGCCATCACAGCCCAGCCTTCGTCGAGGAAAGGCGCTGCCGGTTTGTTCGCCAGTCACATCGTCAGCAAGCGTGCAAGGATAATAGCGAAGCTTG GCAAGATTGGTCAAAAACTGATCCGCGCAGGAGGAGATGGTGAGCTGAAGCCTCCAGGCAAGAAGAAGTTCATCACCAGGGAAGAGGAGCCAGAACA GTACTGGCAGACTGCAGGGGAGAGGGAGGGCGAGAACCCCATGATGACACCCCTGCCCTACATCATCATCTTTGGCATGTCCACCCCCTTCGTCATCCTCGCCATCGCCTTCGCCAATGGCTGGATCAAGGTCCCTGTGCGATGA